The bacterium sequence GGGACTAAAGTCCCCGCCCTACATTTACCGCAACGACGGCCGGACCTACACCACGTTGGGCTCCAGGATCAGGTCGCCGCGCTCGAAACGCTTGGCGTCCAGCGGCGCGATGAGCTCCGGCGTGCAGCCGCAGGCGATCGCCTCGGCGGTGAGCTTGGCCGTGGCGGGGGCTATCATGAACCCGTGCCCGGAAAAGCCCACGGCGTTGTAAAAACCGGGAAGGTCCGGGTGCTCCCCCAGGATGGGCTGGGCGTCGGGGGTCTTCGTGTACAGCCCGGCCCACTGCCGAATCACCCGCACCCCGGCCAGAATCGGCAGAAGGCTGGTCACCGCCCGGGCCATGGCCTCGATGAACTCCCAGCCCGAGTCATCGTTGAAGCCCGGCGCCTCGGGCATCCCCAGCCCCATGAGGAATGCGCCGTGCACCACCTGCTGGCAGTAGAGGTGGTGGACGAAGCTGATGACCATGGGGTCGAAGAGCCGCTCGTAGGGCTCGGTCACGAGTATCTGGTGCCGCTCGGGGAAGCAGTTCAATTTCAGGCCGGCCAGCTCGCCCACCTTCGCCGCGTGCCCCCCGGCGCAGTTCACCACCGTCCGCGTCTCGTACCGACCTTTATCCGTGGTGACGGCGTGGACCCCCTTCGAGTCGGTTTCGAAGCCGGTGACCGTCTCGAAGGTGTGCAGCTCGCAGCCCTCCCGCACGGCGGCGTGGGCGTAGGCGAAGTTGGTCTTGAAGGGGTTGGCGTGGCCGTCGGTGGGGCAGTAAGTGGCCGCGACCAGGCCCTCGATGTTCAGGACCGGCACGATCTCCCGGGCCTCCTCCGGGGTCACAAGCCGCGCCGGGATGCCCAGGGAGTTTTGCAGCTTTAAATTCGTCCGGTAGAGCTCGACGGTGTCCGAGTCGTAGGCCAGCACCAGGTAGCCCGACTGCTCGAACTCGATGTCCTCGCCCAGCTCGTCGGAAAGTCCCGCGAACATGTCCACGGACATCTTGGCCAGGCGGCAGTTCATCTCGAGGCCCCACTGCTGGCGGACGCCCGCCCCGCAGCGTCCAGTGGCGCCGCCGGAGACGTACCCCTTGTCCAGGATCAGGACGTCGCGGATGCCCCGTTTCGTCAGGTAGTAGCCGACGGCGGTGCCGATGACCCCGGCGCCGACGATGACCGCGTCGTAGGTTTTCCCGGGCACGGCTAGTCGCCCCCCTTCGAGAAGGCGACGGTCCCGCCGGATTCGTTGAGGATGGTAGAGAAGGGGACGAGGTGGTAGGGCGGCCGGGCGCGCATGGGCCAGACCTCCGCCACGGGCCGTCCGGTTTCGCGGGCCACGACCTGGGCCACCAGATGCCCGCAGGTCCGCCCCTGGCAGGGGCCCATCCCGGCCCGCAGGAAGTGCTTTATCTCGTCCACGGTGGCGTAGCCCTGGGCGACGGCCCGTTTTATCTCGCCCAGGGTGATGTCCTCGCAGCGGCAGATGATGGTGGAGTCGTCTTCGCCGCGGTTCTCGACCCGTTCCTCCATCGCTTCCTTTCGGACCGTCCCTGGCGTGGGTGGGGAGTGAGGTTTAACGGACCGGTTTGGTCATTACGGTGTATGCCGAGAAGCCCATAATCGAGCGCATGAATGGTACTCTGTATGTCCTGTCAGCGGTGAAACCGAGCCTTTCGTAGAGGTTTTGCGCACGCGGATTGGTGTCCACGACCTGGAGTGCGACCTCGGTAAGTCCCCGGTTCCGCGCCAGGTCGAAGACGGCGATGATCAAGCGCCGACCTATCCCCAGACTGCGGAAGCGCCCGTCAACGGCGATCGAATCAAGAAGCAGGCCTCTTTTGGGCGTTCTTTGGTCCATCAACCGCCAAAGGAAAAACCTTATCAGACCCGCGATCCATCCAAAGGTGCGGACCAGCGTAAGGGGCCTGATGCATATGTAGTCTTCTTTAAGAAACTTCATTCCGATCAGTCCGACTGTTTCTCCCCGATACTGCGCCAAAAAGACGGCTGTGCCTGTAAACTCTTTTGCCAGCGTCGGGATGGCCGTCTTCGAAGAACCGAGGACGATGCACTGTTGTCCCCCGAAGGCCTCGTAGTATATCTCCGCCGCTCTGAGGCGCTCATCGTCCCGGAGGCCGTACCAGATGACTACCGCGTCGTCTTCGACATTCATTGAAAAGGGGGCTATCGTTAGGCTCTCTTCAAATTGTTCAGACTAATCCCCCGCGCCTCCATCGCCAGCTCCGCGGGCACCGAGAGGTGCAGGACGTAGGTACGGTCGCGGAAGCGCACGGCCTTGAGGCACACGCCCTTGCCGATGGGCTTCCCAGACCGGTCGGTCAGCACGACCTCCCGCCCCTTCTCCGGGACGGGGAGGTACTCCCAGGGTATCTGGACGACGGCGCGGCCCTCGCCCCCGGCGGTCAGGTCCACGATGAACACCGCCAGGCCGGGGCAGGCCGCCACGCAGACGCCGCAGCCGTCGCACAGGGAGGTGTCGGTGCGCGGCAGGTCGTTCAGGTCCTCGAAGGGGAGGATGCAGCCCGACTTGCAGTTGGTGTGGCAGGGGTCGCAGGGGATTCTCTGGAAGCACTCGATGACCACCGCGGGGCCCCGGGCGAGGCTCTCCGGGGAGGGCCTCACTTTTTCCAGGTCCTCCCGGGTGGGGACGCCGTCCTCGTAGAGCATGGTCCACCTTCCCAAGTCCGTCGCGTCGTTGTCGGTGGGGCAAATACTAGCACAGCGGTCGGCGGGCGGCAAGTCCGCGGGACGGGGCCGGCGCCGAGGGGTGTCGGCCGTACCGGGCTCTCCGTATTCCTTGACAGCCCGGCGGGGCTGAATTACCCTCGCCCCGTAAACGTGCGCGGGAGGGGCTCCATGGCCATCAAGTTCGGGACCTCGGGCTGGCGGGCGCTCATCGCCGAGGAGTTCACCTTCGCCAACGTGCGCCGCGTAGTCGCGGCCATCGCGCGGCACCTGACGGAGACGGGCGACGCGGGGAAGGGCGTCCTGGTCGGCATGGACACCCGCTTCCTGGCCGACCGTTTCGCCTGGTGCGCCGCCGACGAGTTCCTGCGCCACGGCATCGGCGTGAGGCTGACCGACCGCGACGCGCCCACCCCGGCCATCGCCCTCGCCGTGGTGAAGAGCGGCCTGGGCGGCGCGGTCAACATCACCGCCAGCCACAACCCGCCCCAATACTGCGGCCTGAAATTCTCGCCCGCGACGGGCGCCGCGGCGCCTACCGACGTCACCAACCGCATCGAGGAAATCCTGCGGGGCGAGGTCGAGGTCCGCGGGGAGGGGCCGATCGAGCGCGACGACCTCCTCCTGCGCCCGTACTGCTCCCTGATCTCCGTGAGAGAGCCCTACCTGGCCCGCATCGAGGAGATAGTGGACGTCCAGGCCCTGGAGTCCAACCCGCAGAAGATGGTGGTGGATTGCCTCTACGGCACCTGTCGGGGGTACCTACCCGATTTTTTAATGGACCACGGCTGCGAGGTCAAGGTCCTCCACGCTTACCGCGACGCCTTCTTCGGCGGCCATACCCCCGAGCCCAGCGGACACAGCCTGGATGAGCTGTCCCAGGCGGTGCGGGATTCCGACGCCGTGATAGGGCTGGCCTGCGACGGCGACGCGGACCGTTTCGGGGTGGTGGATTCCACCGGGCACTACGTGAACTCGAACATGATTCTGGCGCTGGTCTTCTGGCACCTGGCGCGGTACCGGGGCTGGGAGGGCGGCATCGCCCGCTCCGTCGCCACCACCCAGCTCGTGGACGCCCTGGCGGCCAAGCTCGGCCGGGAGGTCTACCAGACGCCGGTGGGGATAAAGCACCTCGCCGCGTGGGTGGAGACGGGGAAGGTGGTGCTGGGCGGCGAGGAGTCCTCCGGCATCTGCTTCCGGGACCACGTCCTGGACAAGGACGGCATCCTCGCCTGCGCCGTCGTGGCCGAGATGCTCGCCCGAAGCGGCCGGACCATCCGGCAGCTCATCGAGGACCTCTACGTGGAGGCCGGGCGCCGGTATCTGGACGGGCGGCTGAACCTCCGGCTCACCGAGGAGTTGGCCCCGCTGATCCGGGAGCGCCTGGCCGGAGAGCCGCCGGAGACCTTCGCCGGGGTGGCGGTGCGCGGGGTGGACCGCACCGACGGCCTCAAGCTCCTCCTGGCCGACGACTGCTGGGTAATGCTGCGGCCCTCGGGGACTGAGCCGGTGGTGCGCATGTACGCCGAGGCGTACGACGACGGTCGCCTGGACGAGTTGGTGGCGGCCACGCGGGAGTTTTTGTTCGAGGGTGCTGGATAGGGTGCGTCGTTAAGACGTTGGACGATTCGTAGGGCGGGGGTTTGAGTACCCCGCCCTTTTTATCTCCAAACCCGACCCTCACCCCTACCCTCTCCCTGGAAGGGAGAGGGAGACGATGTAGGGCGGGGATTTTATTCCCGCCGCTTTTTATAAGGCAGCCCTCACCCTTATTCCCGTAAGGCAAGCCTTCTCCCACAGGGAGAGGGAAACCGCGGGCCGCCGCTTCTTACCCCCTCACATGCCCGTGCCCACAGGTTGCGATGACGTAGGGGCGGGTGTCCACACCCGCCCTTGATTGCGTCAACCGTCGTGAACCCGAATGTAGGGCGGGGATTTTAACCGAGCGAAGCGAGCTATGCCCCCGGCAAATCCCCGCCGTCCTCATCCCGCCCCTCACCCTAGCCCGTAAGCGAGCCTCTCCCCGGAGGGGGGAGGGGGGGCCGCCCCACGGATTGAGGGGGCGGCGGGGATGAGGTATACTGGTATCGCAATCCTCCATCTATACCACGATGAACCTCACCGCCTGCCGCCACGTTTTCGAGGACACCCTGGCCCTCCTGCGCCCCCGCACCGGCGTGGAGTGGCTCGAGCGGCTCGACGATGCCTACCGCCTGGCCGCCAAGGCCCACCGCGGGCAACGACGCCGCTCCGGCGACCCCTTTTTAATCCACTCCGTCGAGGTGGCCCACATCCTGGCCGAGCTCGGGGGCGACGCCGAAACGGTCATCGCCGGCATCCTCCACGACACCCTCGAGGACACGAGCTTGGGCGGGCTGGAAATCATGGAGGAGTTCGGCGAGGGGGTGTACCACCTCGTCCAGGGGCTGACCCAGGAGGCCAGGGCGGAGAGGTCCGGCCGGGCCGGCCCCTCGGCGACCCTGCGTCGGCTGCTCCTGGCCGCCCAGCACGACCCGCGCATCCTTCTTATCAAGCTCGCCGACCGCCTCCACAACATGCGCACCCTCCAGCACATGCCCCCGGAAAAGCGCCGCGAGAAGGCCCTGGAAACCCTGGAAATCTACGCCCCCCTGGCCCACCGCCTCGGCGTGGCCAAGCTGCGGTGGGAGATGGAGGACCGGGCGCTCATGTTCCTCCAACCCGAGGTGTACGCCAACCTGGCGGAAATCGTCCGCGCCGGAAAGCCCGAGCAGGAGGCCATCCTGGTCGAGGTCATCGAGGAGCTGAAGGCCAAGCTCGAGGAGCTGGAGATTCAGGCGACCGTCTTCGGCCGCCCCAAGCACATCTACTCCATCTACCGCAAGATGATAGAGAAGGGCGAGCCGCCGGAGCACATGGTGGACCTCTTGGGAATCCGGGTCATCACCCGAGAGGTGCGCGACTGCTACGGTGTGCTGGGCATCGTCCACAGCCTGTGGCGCCCCATCGCCGGTGCCTTCTCCGACTACATCGCCAACCCGAAGCCCAACCGGTACCAGTCGCTGCACACGGCGGTTCACGGCCGTCACGGTCACCGCATCGAGGTCCAGATACGCACCGAGGAGATGAACTTCATCGCCGAATACGGCGTGGCCGGCCACTTCTTCTACAAGGAGACCGGCTTCGACGCCGACCTCGACGACGAGCTGCTCTGGCTGCGACGGATAGTGGACTGGGAGAAGCAGGCCGTCAACTCCCGCACTTTCGCCAGCGCGGTCAAGGTGGACCTCTTCGCCGAGCAGATATTCGTCATCACCCCCAAGGGGAAGACGCTGGACCTGCCGGTGGACTCCACGGTACTCGACCTCGCATTCCGCCTCCACACCGACCTGGGCTTGACCTGCTCGGGCGCCATGGTGAACGGACGGCCGGAGCTCCTGAACCACGTGCTCTCGGCCGGCGACCGCGTCGAGGTGCTGACCTCCGAGGAGGTTCACCCCAGGCCCGGTTGGCTCCGGTTCGTAAAGACCTCCCACGCCCGCCACGCCATCCGCCGCTACCTCCACGACCACCCCGAGCTTGGGCGCAGGGTGAAACGCAGCCTCGTGCGCTTCAGTCTCAAGGGCGACCTGGGCGACTTCAAGCGGTTGGTGGATGGGATACACCGGCTCCACGAGATCGAACTCACCAAGGTCAGCTTCACCCCCTTTGGGCCGATGAACATCCTCATCAACGCGCGGGTGCCCGACACCGAGGA is a genomic window containing:
- a CDS encoding (2Fe-2S)-binding protein, producing MEERVENRGEDDSTIICRCEDITLGEIKRAVAQGYATVDEIKHFLRAGMGPCQGRTCGHLVAQVVARETGRPVAEVWPMRARPPYHLVPFSTILNESGGTVAFSKGGD
- a CDS encoding 4Fe-4S binding protein; translation: MLYEDGVPTREDLEKVRPSPESLARGPAVVIECFQRIPCDPCHTNCKSGCILPFEDLNDLPRTDTSLCDGCGVCVAACPGLAVFIVDLTAGGEGRAVVQIPWEYLPVPEKGREVVLTDRSGKPIGKGVCLKAVRFRDRTYVLHLSVPAELAMEARGISLNNLKRA
- a CDS encoding GNAT family N-acetyltransferase, giving the protein MNVEDDAVVIWYGLRDDERLRAAEIYYEAFGGQQCIVLGSSKTAIPTLAKEFTGTAVFLAQYRGETVGLIGMKFLKEDYICIRPLTLVRTFGWIAGLIRFFLWRLMDQRTPKRGLLLDSIAVDGRFRSLGIGRRLIIAVFDLARNRGLTEVALQVVDTNPRAQNLYERLGFTADRTYRVPFMRSIMGFSAYTVMTKPVR
- a CDS encoding phosphoglucomutase/phosphomannomutase family protein, translating into MAIKFGTSGWRALIAEEFTFANVRRVVAAIARHLTETGDAGKGVLVGMDTRFLADRFAWCAADEFLRHGIGVRLTDRDAPTPAIALAVVKSGLGGAVNITASHNPPQYCGLKFSPATGAAAPTDVTNRIEEILRGEVEVRGEGPIERDDLLLRPYCSLISVREPYLARIEEIVDVQALESNPQKMVVDCLYGTCRGYLPDFLMDHGCEVKVLHAYRDAFFGGHTPEPSGHSLDELSQAVRDSDAVIGLACDGDADRFGVVDSTGHYVNSNMILALVFWHLARYRGWEGGIARSVATTQLVDALAAKLGREVYQTPVGIKHLAAWVETGKVVLGGEESSGICFRDHVLDKDGILACAVVAEMLARSGRTIRQLIEDLYVEAGRRYLDGRLNLRLTEELAPLIRERLAGEPPETFAGVAVRGVDRTDGLKLLLADDCWVMLRPSGTEPVVRMYAEAYDDGRLDELVAATREFLFEGAG
- a CDS encoding RelA/SpoT family protein: MNLTACRHVFEDTLALLRPRTGVEWLERLDDAYRLAAKAHRGQRRRSGDPFLIHSVEVAHILAELGGDAETVIAGILHDTLEDTSLGGLEIMEEFGEGVYHLVQGLTQEARAERSGRAGPSATLRRLLLAAQHDPRILLIKLADRLHNMRTLQHMPPEKRREKALETLEIYAPLAHRLGVAKLRWEMEDRALMFLQPEVYANLAEIVRAGKPEQEAILVEVIEELKAKLEELEIQATVFGRPKHIYSIYRKMIEKGEPPEHMVDLLGIRVITREVRDCYGVLGIVHSLWRPIAGAFSDYIANPKPNRYQSLHTAVHGRHGHRIEVQIRTEEMNFIAEYGVAGHFFYKETGFDADLDDELLWLRRIVDWEKQAVNSRTFASAVKVDLFAEQIFVITPKGKTLDLPVDSTVLDLAFRLHTDLGLTCSGAMVNGRPELLNHVLSAGDRVEVLTSEEVHPRPGWLRFVKTSHARHAIRRYLHDHPELGRRVKRSLVRFSLKGDLGDFKRLVDGIHRLHEIELTKVSFTPFGPMNILINARVPDTEETPAESGPSIARLAETFPGLCVEVRR
- a CDS encoding FAD-binding oxidoreductase, producing the protein MPGKTYDAVIVGAGVIGTAVGYYLTKRGIRDVLILDKGYVSGGATGRCGAGVRQQWGLEMNCRLAKMSVDMFAGLSDELGEDIEFEQSGYLVLAYDSDTVELYRTNLKLQNSLGIPARLVTPEEAREIVPVLNIEGLVAATYCPTDGHANPFKTNFAYAHAAVREGCELHTFETVTGFETDSKGVHAVTTDKGRYETRTVVNCAGGHAAKVGELAGLKLNCFPERHQILVTEPYERLFDPMVISFVHHLYCQQVVHGAFLMGLGMPEAPGFNDDSGWEFIEAMARAVTSLLPILAGVRVIRQWAGLYTKTPDAQPILGEHPDLPGFYNAVGFSGHGFMIAPATAKLTAEAIACGCTPELIAPLDAKRFERGDLILEPNVV